A genomic segment from Aegilops tauschii subsp. strangulata cultivar AL8/78 chromosome 1, Aet v6.0, whole genome shotgun sequence encodes:
- the LOC109744795 gene encoding protein trichome birefringence-like 25 has product MGLGPRWSPWAALPFSPRSRKGGGGGWGLGGLKAIGWILFAGVSFRLLCSFSSSSSLSPDIKEGKCDLFNGEWLPNPSGPAYTNSSCRFIDDHQNCMRNGRPDTGYLHWRWKPYECDLPPFDEIRFLGAMRNKAWGLIGDSILRNQVQSLICLLSKADEPVEVYHDKEFKNRRWHFQSYNFTVSLVWAPFLVKSEVFENENGESTSEIQLHLDILEPTWISQYERFDYVVIAGGQWFLKTAVYWESGKVLGCHHCQDKNLTEVGFEHLYRRTLQEVLKFISSAHHKPVVLFRTWAPDHFENGEWFSGGTCNRVLPYKKGEYGGKYMEHIMRGIELEEFNKAVTAANSSRDAVKLKLLDTYSISSMRPDGHAGPYRMFHPFAQGNKDGSSVQNDCLHWCVPGPIDAWNDLIMKLVLN; this is encoded by the exons ATGGGCTTGGGCCCGAGGTGGTCGCCGTGGGCGGCGTTGCCGTTCTCTCCTCGATCTCGCAAGGGAGGCGGAGGGGGGTGGGGATTGGGAGGGCTCAAGGCCATCGGGTGGATCCTCTTCGCCGGCGTCTCCTTCCGTCTGCTCTGCTCCTTCTCTTCCTCTTCGTCTCTGTCGCCGGATATCAAGGAAG GAAAATGTGACCTTTTCAATGGAGAATGGCTACCAAATCCCTCTGGCCCAGCCTATACAAATTCAAGTTGTCGATTTATTGATGATCACCAAAATTGTATGAGGAATGGTAGACCAGACACTGGATATCTTCACTGGAGGTGGAAACCTTATGAATGTGATTTGCCACCGTTTGATGAAATTAGATTTCTAGGTGCTATGAGGAACAAAGCATGGGGCCTTATCGGTGACTCCATTCTTCGTAACCAAGTTCAGTCCTTGATATGCCTTCTGTCTAAG GCTGATGAACCTGTTGAGGTCTACCATGATAAAGAATTCAAAAATAGGAGATGGCACTTCCAATCATACAACTTCACTGTGTCCCTCGTTTGGGCTCCCTTCCTCGTCAAATCAGAGGTTTTTGAAAATGAGAATGGCGAGTCCACTTCCGAGATCCAGCTTCACCTTGACATACTTGAACCAACCTGGATAAGTCAGTACGAGAGGTTTGACTATGTTGTGATTGCCGGTGGACAATGGTTTCTTAAGACTGCGGTCTACTGGGAGAGTGGTAAGGTGTTAGGCTGTCATCATTGCCAGGACAAGAACCTAACTGAAGTCGGGTTTGAGCACTTGTATCGCAGGACTTTACAAGAGGTACTCAAATTCATCTCCTCGGCGCACCATAAGCCAGTTGTCCTCTTCAGAACCTGGGCGCCTGATCACTTTGAGAATGGCGAGTGGTTCAGCGGCGGAACCTGTAACAGGGTATTGCCTTACAAGAAGGGAGAGTACGGTGGGAAATACATGGAACATATCATGAGGGGGATTGAGCTTGAGGAGTTCAACAAGGCCGTAACAGCGGCCAATAGCTCAAGGGACGCGGTGAAACTGAAGCTCTTGGACACTTACAGCATTTCGTCCATGAGACCTGACGGCCATGCTGGTCCTTACAGGATGTTCCATCCATTTGCACAGGGCAACAAGGATGGCTCATCGGTTCAGAATGATTGCCTGCATTGGTGCGTGCCAGGGCCCATCGACGCCTGGAACGATCTGATTATGAAGCTAGTTCTCAACTGA